One Phocoena sinus isolate mPhoSin1 chromosome 14, mPhoSin1.pri, whole genome shotgun sequence genomic region harbors:
- the TTR gene encoding transthyretin, with the protein MASSRLFLLCLAGLVFVSEASPVGSGESKCPLMVKVLDVVQGIPAVNVGVKVFRKAADETWEPFASGKTSEFGELHGLTTDEKLVEGIYKVELDTKSYRKSLGFSPFHEYAEVVFTAESGHGHYTIMALLSPCTYSTTALISGPKE; encoded by the exons ATGGCTTCTTCCCGTCTGTTCCTCCTTTGCCTCGCTGGACTGGTATTTGTGTCTGAGGCTAGCCCTGTG GGCTCTGGTGAATCCAAGTGTCCTCTGATGGTCAAAGTCCTAGATGTGGTCCAGGGCATTCCTGCTGTGAACGTGGGCGTGAAAGTGTTCAGAAAGGCTGCTGACGAGACCTGGGAGCCGTTTGCCTCGGG GAAAACCAGTGAATTTGGGGAGCTCCATGGGCTCACAACAGATGAAAAACTTGTAGAAGGAATATACAAAGTAGAATTAGACACCAAATCCTACCGGAAGTCACTTGGCTTTTCCCCTTTCCATGAATATGCAGAG GTGGTGTTCACAGCCGAGTCTGGCCACGGCCACTATACCATCATGGCCCTGCTCAGCCCCTGCACCTACTCCACCACGGCCCTCATCAGCGGCCCCAAGGAGTGA